CAGGAAGAATATCCGGTCAAATGTTTTGGGCTGGGCGGCCGACAGTCGCGGACCGATCCGTTGTATGGTCACATCTTTGATCATCATGCCATCTGTTACGAATACGAGGGGGGCGAGCGCTGTTTTGCCTTTTGTCGCCAGCAGGATGGCACCGACATCAACACGTCGCAACTGGTCTTCGGCGAAAAGGGAACCGCCGATTTGAATCGGAATACGCTCAGCGGTGCGAAAACCTGGCGTTACAGCCGGGCCCGCGGCCGCGCCAGAAACGGCGTGCAGGATCTACCCTACGTGCAGGAACACGCGGCCCTGTTCAACAGCATTCGGACCAGTTCGCCGCTCTGCAATGGTGAGTACGCAGCCAAAAGTTCGCTGATGGCCATCATGGGCCGCATGGCTTCGTACACGGGAAAAAGCGTGAGCTGGGACGAAGCCTGGAATTCGAAAGAAGACCTGACGCCGCCGGAATACACGTTCGGACCTTTACCAGTCGCCCCCGTCGCCTTACCCGGCAAGACCAAGTTTTTTTAAACATGTAGTGAAAGCGATGAGACTGTCTGGTTCTCTCTAAGTGGGGCGGTGATGCCGAGGTCGATTTTTTGCTACCACGAAAATCACGAAAGACACGAAAAGCAGGAGCTCACATTTACAATAGATATTCGTGATTATGGCTGAAGTGATCGGGAGACTTAACTGTTGAACCACGAACTTATTGAAACTTATCGGGATCTCATCGGTGAATTAGAGGGATCACTCGAACCGGATGAAGCTGCCATTCATGGGTTGCTGGTTGAGATCGAAGCTGATGCCAACCTGAGTCAAGTCGAGCAGGCATTTCTGCGGGGCTATATGGGTTATCACTTTCTGGACGTTCTCACGCAGGTGGACTGTGAAGCGGAATTCAGAGGCATATTGGCACACGATCCCGATCACGATCTCGCCAATCTATACCTGGGTTATCAGACGTTTGATATAGGAAACTACGCCACGGCGATGGAACAGTTTCAGAAAATCAATTTGGATCCGCATTTTCTCTGGTCACAGATCAAGATCAGGGAACTCATCGTTTGTTGCCACCTGCATTTGCAACAATTCCTCGAAGCAGAGGAATTACTGTGTCCGGTTCTCAGGCAGGCAATGGAACTCGACAGTAATGACGATTATGCGCATCCGATTGAGCTGCTGGAGGCGTTGGCAGAATGGCATGCTGAATTCAGTGCCGTGATCGGGGCTGATGCCTGGCAATGTGATATCAAGCTATTGATGGATGTCTTACAAAAATATGATTTGACGGATACATTCGCGGAGCAACTCGCGCAGATATCTCCTTAGCGAACTGGGGTTTATGTGACTGGCTCATTCCGGGATTGGGGCTTTGTTTCAAATTGGGTATACTTCGGTATGCGCCGGTTTCTCGATTTACCAGAAGACAGGAAGGATGTTGTCGAATGGCCCCGCTATTGGAAACACAAAATACTGTGCGGCGTCGGTTCCGGACGGCACTGCTGGCTGTCACGACACAATTATTGATTCTGTTTGCTTCGCATCACGTGTGGTCCGGTCAGCCTGAGATGATGGTCTCGGCTGATGGTCCTTTCCCGACACAAAAATACGGCCCCGGTGAAGGCATCTATGTCGGTGAATTACTGGTTTCCGGAGAAACGTTTCATAAATGGAATCTGAATGTTTCGGGTCTGGCTGAGGTGCGGTCTCTCAATACCAGTCGGCACGATGATGAATTCAACGTGGGTGTGTCGTTTGTGTTTCCCGGCAAACCCGGCGATCGAAAACTTCAAGTGACCGCCCGTCTGCTGGATGAATGTGGAAACGTACTAGAGAGCCGGTCACGCATCTGTGGTGATGCCCGGAATAGTACGGGGAATCATTATCTGGGCTTTTACATGCCACCGGCCCGATATAATTCCGAAACAGTACGGTTCAAAGGTTGCGCGCAGCTGCGGATTCACCGGGTTGAAGTAACTCTGGCCCCGGTGAAATAAGTCGGCCTGGCTGTCATTCTTGAAATAATTGGCAATGCAGTCACTTTTTTCGTGATGTTTCTTCCTGCTTCCCGCCTGAGTCTCCAGTGGATTGTTTGATCCGAAAACTGTTGCTGGAGAGACTTAGTGATGAAAACTCATTTTT
This window of the Gimesia fumaroli genome carries:
- a CDS encoding tetratricopeptide repeat protein, with protein sequence MNHELIETYRDLIGELEGSLEPDEAAIHGLLVEIEADANLSQVEQAFLRGYMGYHFLDVLTQVDCEAEFRGILAHDPDHDLANLYLGYQTFDIGNYATAMEQFQKINLDPHFLWSQIKIRELIVCCHLHLQQFLEAEELLCPVLRQAMELDSNDDYAHPIELLEALAEWHAEFSAVIGADAWQCDIKLLMDVLQKYDLTDTFAEQLAQISP